One Malania oleifera isolate guangnan ecotype guangnan chromosome 9, ASM2987363v1, whole genome shotgun sequence DNA segment encodes these proteins:
- the LOC131163910 gene encoding trimethyltridecatetraene synthase-like — MESLTWSTYAIAWLSTIALLLLSTHLRRLRKLNLPPGPKPWPIIGNLDLIGPLPHRSLHHLSQKYGPIMHLRFGSAPVVVGSSAEMAKLFLKTHDATFVARPKTAAGKYTTYDYSNITWSQYGPYWRQARRMFLTELFSSRRLESLEYIRVEEMRALLKGLFTAAGKAVTLKEHLSTVSLNVISRMALGKKYLEEEEGSVLKPEEFREMLDELFLLSGVLNIGDSIPWLGFLDLQGYVKRMKALSKKFDAFLEHVVDEHNARRKGVKDYVAKDMVDVLLQLAEDPNLEVKLERHGIKAFTLDLMAGGTESSSVTVEWAISEMLKKPEIFEKATEELDRVIGKQRWVEEKDIPDLPYIQAIVKEAMRMHPVAPMLVPRLSREHCKIGPYDVPKGTKILVNVWTIGRDPSLWAPDPNEFRPERFLGRPINVKGQDFELLPFGSGRRMCPAYSLGLKVIQSSVANLVHGFRWELSAEMRREDLNMEEIFGLTTPRKIPLVTVVEPRLPLPAYSVL, encoded by the exons ATGGAGTCTCTTACTTGGAGTACCTACGCAATCGCATGGCTATCCACCATAGCCCTCCTCCTGCTCTCCACCCACCTCCGCCGCCTCCGTAAACTCAACCTTCCCCCCGGCCCAAAACCATGGCCGATCATCGGAAACCTCGACCTCATCGGCCCCCTCCCCCACCGCTCCCTTCACCACCTCTCCCAAAAATACGGCCCCATAATGCACCTCCGCTTCGGCTCCGCCCCCGTCGTGGTGGGCTCCTCCGCCGAAATGGCGAAGCTCTTCCTCAAAACCCACGACGCCACCTTCGTCGCCCGCCCCAAGACCGCCGCCGGCAAGTATACCACCTACGACTACTCCAACATCACCTGGTCGCAGTACGGCCCCTACTGGCGGCAGGCGCGGCGCATGTTCCTGACGGAGCTGTTCAGCTCGCGGCGGCTGGAGTCCCTCGAGTACATAAGGGTGGAGGAGATGAGAGCGCTGCTGAAAGGGCTGTTCACGGCGGCAGGGAAGGCGGTGACGCTGAAGGAGCACCTGTCGACGGTGAGCTTGAACGTGATAAGCAGGATGGCGTTGGGGAAGAAATACTTGGAGGAGGAGGAAGGGTCGGTGTTGAAGCCGGAGGAGTTCAGGGAGATGCTGGACGAGCTGTTTTTGCTGAGCGGCGTGCTGAACATTGGGGACTCCATACCGTGGCTGGGATTTTTGGATCTGCAGGGGTACGTGAAGAGGATGAAGGCGCTGAGCAAGAAGTTTGATGCGTTCTTGGAGCATGTGGTGGACGAACACAACGCTAGGCGAAAAGGGGTAAAGGATTATGTGGCGAAGGATATGGTGGATGTGCTGTTGCAGCTGGCCGAGGATCCTAATCTCGAAGTCAAGCTTGAGAGGCATGGTATCAAGGCCTTTACCCTG GATCTAATGGCGGGGGGAACAGAGAGCTCGTCGGTGACGGTGGAATGGGCGATATCAGAGATGCTGAAGAAGCCAGAGATCTTCGAAAAAGCAACGGAAGAGCTGGATAGAGTGATCGGGAAGCAGAGGTGGGTGGAAGAAAAAGACATCCCCGACCTTCCTTACATCCAGGCCATCGTGAAAGAGGCCATGCGGATGCATCCGGTGGCGCCCATGCTGGTTCCCAGACTTTCCCGCGAGCACTGCAAAATCGGACCCTACGATGTCCCCAAGGGTACCAAAATCCTAGTCAACGTCTGGACCATCGGCCGAGATCCTTCCCTGTGGGCCCCCGACCCCAACGAGTTCCGGCCGGAGAGGTTCCTGGGCCGGCCCATCAACGTCAAGGGCCAGGATTTCGAGCTCCTTCCGTTTGGGTCGGGTCGGAGGATGTGCCCTGCGTACAGCCTCGGGCTCAAGGTGATCCAATCGAGCGTTGCGAATTTGGTGCATGGGTTTAGGTGGGAATTATCGGCGGAGATGAGGCGGGAGGATTTAAACATGGAAGAGATTTTTGGGCTAACGACACCGAGGAAGATCCCTCTTGTGACCGTGGTGGAGCCTCGGCTTCCGCTTCCCGCTTATTCAGTGCTGTAA